Proteins encoded within one genomic window of Mya arenaria isolate MELC-2E11 chromosome 13, ASM2691426v1:
- the LOC128213121 gene encoding uncharacterized protein LOC128213121, with protein sequence MVTSTLSRRWVVRLDPDLASCFRGTLYPHPLSHEMRAAYSLRQVHLSRKLIFTLFYLMLLTTSGAAFPSQKMLDSPKSIVIQHKDSITVRTTGCKPLTHDDLKTLMGIAWDDTKMRNDDVINDDDDVTGGGTKKRGSSGNSVIDKNEQFLQNYFKDESDIDDIGVKSDKDTSLSVQNRKFMRRRKRDEEDSENTNTPTDTRFLYQNMVFDTISRRKSRQKRSRSSDKQFHPAWECEIKQYWKPMSDEYFPKYIWEGECTQKSCFFGLYRCKPVKYTIKLLKRDPENACRPVPLIGETTTYEEAWVIQDHEATVACECGLKSGRSSGKRNKNKNKKGKNRNRGRDE encoded by the exons ATGGTGACATCTACATTATCGAGACGCTGGGTCGTAAGACTCGATCCTGACCTGGCTAGCTGCTTCCGGGGAACACTGTATCCACATCCGCTTTCACATGAGATGCGAGCGGCCTATTCTCTGCGTCAG gtACATCTATCGAGGAAACTGATATTCACCCTTTTTTACCTGATGTTACTCACGACCTCTGGGGCGGCGTTCCCGAGCCAGAAGATGTTGGATAGTCCAAAAAGTATTGTCATCCAACACAAGGACTCAATTACAGTAAGAACTACTGGCTGTAAGCCGTTGACACACGACGATCTTAAAACTTTAATGGGTATCGCGTGGGATGACACGAAGATGAGAAACGATGACGTCATCAATGACGATGATGACGTCACTGGTGGTGGTACAAAAAAGCGAGGAAGTTCAGGAAACTCTGTGATAgacaaaaatgaacaatttctacaaaactattttaaggaCGAGTCTGATATTGATGACATCGGAGTTAAGAGTGACAAAGATACCAGCCTTAGTGTTCAAAATAGAAAGTTTATGAGGCGGCGAAAACGGGATGAAGAGGACAGTGAAAATACAAACACTCCAACTGATACGAGATTTCTATACCAAAATATGGTTTTCGACACAATTTCTAGACGGAAATCTCGACAAAAGCGAAGTCGATCTAGTGATAAACAATTCCACCCTGCTTGGGAGTGTGAAATCAAACAATATTGGAAGCCAATGTCAGATGAATACTTTCCTAAATACATTTGGGAAGGGGAGTGTACGCAGAAATCGTGTTTCTTTGGGCTTTATCGTTGCAAGCCCGTAAAGTACACGATCAAACTTCTTAAAAGGGACCCCGAAAACGCTTGTCGGCCCGTTCCATTAATTGGCGAAACGACGACGTATGAGGAGGCGTGGGTGATACAGGACCACGAGGCCACGGTGGCGTGTGAGTGCGGCCTGAAAAGTGGCCGATCTTCGGGcaaaaggaataaaaataaaaataaaaagggcAAAAACAGAAACCGTGGGAGGGACGAATGA